The window ggtttgtttgtttggagtGGGTAGGGGTTACGTGAAAACCAGTGATAGAGGAAGCGTCTCAGCCAGGGTGTCTTGGAGAAGAATAGCACACAGAGACCCAGGGACACACCAGCAGGCAGGTGCCCAAAGGAGGGTCTCAGTTTGCAGAATCCCAGGGTCCAAGTTGCCACAGGCTCCAAGGCCAGGCTTAACCAGGTGCCCAGGTCTGTGGGCACCTCCAGGAGCCAAGGAGGACGGAGGGCAGCAGGCAGGTATCAGCAGAGAAGACTGTCCCCAGAGCCCCTGCCATGGGAGCCCCCCTGTCTTTTGTGACCTCACAGGAGGTGGGTGGGTGACTCTTCGCTTCAGGGCCTTAGCCCAAACGGACGCCAGAGCCTTCCCCCAGGGCAGGGGCACACGGCCCCTCGGCGAGGGAGCCGGGACATTAGGCAGCTCCATGTAGGTGCACGCTTAGGTCAGGAGGATCCACCATGAAGAAGGGCAAGAGGAAGAAGTCAGAAACCAGGCGCCGGGGCTCCACCTCCCTGCACGCCAGCTCCGAATCCACCCCCCAGCAGCAGAGCTCAGAGTCCAGTTCCCAGCAGCCTGTCTCCGGATCCAGCCCGCGACCACCCAGCCCCAAGCCCACCTCTCAGCTGCCCAGCTCGGGATCGGCCCCCCTGACACCCAACCCAGCACCCGCCCCACCGCCACCCAGCCCAGGGCCCACCCCACAGCAGCCCAGCTCAGGGTGCACCTCACAGCCCAGCAGCAACTCTACTCCCCCGCAGCCTGCACCCCGAGCCCTCCCAGCTCCAGAAGTCAGCCATAGCCACTCGGCTCGGGACGTCGTGTCTCCAGACCCCAACTCCAAAGCATCCTCTCGGTCCAAGAAAGCAGGTGGGCGGCCTTCTTGCTCAAGTGGTTCTAGGCTTTCTGCTGATGGATCCCAGGGCTGCCCCAGAGGCTGATAACTCTTCTGATTGGGTCGTGATGTACTGATAACGTGTATTCTGGAGCTGTGCAGTGGGGAGTGTGTGGGTGAGGGCGAGGGTGAAGGGTTTGGGGTTCATTTTTTTACCCAAGAGCCCAGGATTCCTGGGTTTTGTCATTCCTCACCATGTTGAGTCTCTCTAAAGACAGCCACAGGGTATTCAGACAGATTAACATTTGCCGTGGCTCGGTGGGTAGTATTAGCTCCTTGGGAGCCATACATACCCAAATAAACACCAACACTGCATTAATAAAAGAAtccagtgaaggacaaggaaggcgGTCATGCTGCTTTACTCTGTCCTCATCAGGCTGTTTGTGTGCATAAAAGATGCCTAACAATCTAGTCCAAGGAAGATAGTCCAGGTTGGGGAGTTGAGAGCAATCAGGGGAGGCAAGGGCCTTCTGGTATAGGAGACTTGGTTGAGGGAATTGAAGGTTATCTGTCTGTCAGCTGGAAGATATGAGTAGATTTGTTCTATGTTGTTCTCAGATGTCCGACTAAGGACCAATGGATAGGGTTGTCGTATAAAATACAGGCCTCCCTGccaaatttcagataaataataagTGTGTCCTGAATATTGCACGGGcttcctatatttttatttgctaagtctAGCAACTCATCCATGGAAGGCACTGTAGAAGGTAGATTTCTGCTCAACTTTAAAAAGTATCCAACGATTAGCTCTGTCTGAAAATAGAATGGCTGTACAGGGAAAGTGGTCCCCCATCTTCTTGGGTAGCCAGAGTCTGAATGAGCATGGGATTGTGTCGAGAGAACTCGAACAGAGTTCAGGAAGTGGTCTGGTTAATACCATGCTACTAATAATGGTAATAGCTAACGTTCATCACTGAGCACTCACCATGTACCTGACATTCGACTCAGCCAAATGATCTTATTTCACAGTCTTATAAAGGAGATACTAGTATCATCTCCATTTtgtggatggggaaactgaggctcaagcaAGCGTAACAGCTGCCGCTCATGCAGCTGCTGGTAGCACTAAGAGGGGAACTTCGGTCTATTCTGACTTTAGAATCCTCCCTCAACTGCAGCAATGATCTTCCAATCCTGGAAGGTTTGGTGGTCTTCCCAGGAGGAAGAACATCCTTTCTGAGCTTCTGGATCCACCTTGAGCCAGTGCCCGTGACTCTGTGGTCCTGAGCCCACCACACTTCCAGGACCACAGCGTTCCCTCTCAGATTGTGTGGACATAAAATAAAGGCGAGGAGTAAGGGTGAGTCCTAAATCCAAGTATAGCTGTGACAACAATATTTCTGTGGCTAGGGATCAATCCACTCACATATGGAAATGTTTTGAGTATGATACTAAATATTGTATATGTTATgatcagaaacattactttgccaacaaaggtccatctagtcaaagctatggtttttccagtagtcatgtatggatatgagagttggactataaagaaagctgagtgctgaagaattgatgcttttgaactgtggtgttggagactcttgagagtcccttggactgcaaggagatccaaccagtccatcctaaaggagatcagtcctgggtgttcattggaaggactgatactgaagctgaaactccaatactttggccacctgatgcgaagagctgactcatttgaaaagaccctgatgctgggaaagattgaaggtgggaggagaaggggacgacagaggatgagatggttggatggcatcaccgacttgatggacatgagtttgagtaaactccaggagatggtgatggacagggaagcctggcgtgctgcagtccaaggggtcacaaagagtcggacacgactgagcgactgaactgatgatcgTCAACCACTGAGATAAACCTTTCTGGATTATGGCCTTGAGAACTGATCTGTAGAACACGAGACTTTCTATTTGCACATCTTTTCATGAATGCGTGTGGCTCACCCCCAGGTTGGTATTCTGTTTGTGGTGGAGGCAAAGCGGGAACTGGTGAGGCTCATCCGTGGTTACAATGGACACCCACTCTTCTGCCAAAGGAATTGTCTCCCTTGGAGCCAGAGTGGGAAGGAATGTTGGTGATAAGGGATGAGGACCTTTAAATAAAGGATGCCATATTCTAAAATACAAATCTTTTCATATGCAGAGAATACTGTAGCTCAAGAAAATACAAGTCTTCCAGAAGAATGTCTGTAATCAAGAAGATGGACAATTTCAAGCCTCAGTGAGGCTGTGGGGAAGTCAAAACCTTCtcacactgatggtgggaatgtaaaattgttAAATTGCCATGGAAAACTGTCCGGGAGTTCCTCAAACGGTTAAACATGAAGTTGCcatctgatccagcaattccTGATCTGAGTATATACCTAAGAGAATTAAAGACATACATCCACACCAGAACTaaaacagcagcattattcattataGCCGAAAAGTGGAAACAGCTCAGTGACCATCaaatgataaatggataaacaacatatGGTACATCTGTGCAATGAAATACTAGTTGGCAATAAGAAGCGAtgatggggatttccctggtggtccagccgtTAAGAATTGAaattccaatgcagaggacacaggtcccatccctggtcagggaaactaagatcccacatgtcttggggcaactaagcccaggtgccacaactactgaacctgcgtgctctggagcccacacacaactacagaagccctcCCATCACAACCaagccccagtgcagccaaaatcaAAGACATGAGCGATGCCAATACATGCTGCCACACAGATGGACCTCAGACCCAGTAGACTAAGTGAGAGAAGGCAGTCTCGAAAAAgcccacatattgtatgattccatttatgaaaTGTCCACAGTAGACAAATCTATTGCCCAGAACTTCAGGGAGCGGAGAATATGCAGGGCTGCTAATGGGCTTGGGGGAGGACGGAAAAGTTTGGAATTAGTGATGATGGTTGCATACATTCATGAATATATTGAAAGCCACTGAACACTTCAAAGGGGTAAACTTTAGAATGGAAATCGTGTGTccggtttgtttgtttgttttttcccagttttttaaaagaaaaaagataagtcTTATCTTTAGAATCCTGTCCCTCCCCTTTCCAGGAAAAGTTTCTGTTGTGGGCAAGTCTAAGCAGAATGGGTGTTGATCACTGGCTTCCTGGGCTTTAGGGTTGGCAGCTCAGTCAAGAAGCCAAGACacggaattccctggtgatccagtggctaagattctgagctcccaacatggggggcctgggttcgatccttgaccagggaactagattccacgtgcctcaactaagagttcacatgccgcaactaaagatctcacgtgccacaacaatgatcaaagatcctgcatgctgcaactaagacccagggcaggcaaatattattttaaaaaataaaaaaaggaagcgGGAGCCAAGGCGGAAGTAGTTACAGGAATGATCCATCCAGGAGTCCTCTTGCAAAACAGCAGAGGGCGCTGTCTCCAAGTTCCTCTGGGACCTGCAGTTCAGGACAGCAATGGAAAATGAGCTTGGGAAAGGATCTCAAAGACGGTCCACTGGACTGGTTGTCTTCTGGATGAATCTGTGAGCTCCAGAAAAACGGAACGTGGCCGCTCTGGTTGCAGGAATGTCAATGCCACCTCTCCTAGGATGTGCAGGCCTCTGCTGCCATCCCTTCCCTCGAATTCCGTGGAAAGAGCCCAAATTGCGAGTTAGTAATCCTGAGCTGAAGCCTGATTCTTCCATCTCCTTACTATCGGGGCACATCTTTGATATTctttgagcctcggtttccttatttgtaagcTGAGGATAACAATATTCCCCACCCCAGGACTGCTGACAATGAGATGCGATGGATAATGCCATACAGAGCACTGTCCAGGTATGAGCTATTACATGGGTGTTCTCTGTGTTATTTCCAGGTAGCATGCATTATTTCCCCAAGCAGTCGTTCCTCTCTCCTCTACACAGGCCACTGCTCCTCGCATGGACACCTCCTGCAGCAGTGGGCCCCtcacctctctccttctctgtccaGCAGGGCCTCTGATTCTAGTGGGCCCACGTGCATTCTGTTCCTGTTCCATTTGCCCCGGCAGCTCTGCTTGCTGGCGTCGTCTGGGCCTCTGCCACAGCCGCATCTTCGATGTCCTTCTGCCTCGGGCCTGGCCGACCATGTCAGGGAGAGGATTCCCAAACCTCCTCACCTTTTACAGGTTCTGT of the Bubalus kerabau isolate K-KA32 ecotype Philippines breed swamp buffalo chromosome 3, PCC_UOA_SB_1v2, whole genome shotgun sequence genome contains:
- the SPATA3 gene encoding spermatogenesis-associated protein 3: MKKGKRKKSETRRRGSTSLHASSESTPQQQSSESTPAPPPPSPGPTPQQPSSGCTSQPSSNSTPPQPAPRALPAPEVSHSHSARDVVSPDPNSKASSRSKKAGPLILVGPRAFCSCSICPGSSACWRRLGLCHSRIFDVLLPRAWPTMSGRGFPNLLTFYRRPPRKHSTHRNSRAPSPRNCCCGSGSPRSCLLHP